One genomic region from Blastococcus sp. Marseille-P5729 encodes:
- a CDS encoding pyruvate kinase, which produces MTDSAIDVPVSATSDVARLTKVARTLSQLRADLEHAVEGAGPWDDVHPQHRQSAKNLTQYLKLRQHDVRELQISLADLGLSSLGRLESQVEATVAAVDRAVRRQLAGPDASTSATALDQDAAELDLGHNADQLLGRPRDGRRTRILVTMPSEAAHDARLVSRIVRSGIEAIRINCAHDGPAEWKAMIDNVRAAEREQQADVKVIMDLAGPKLRTGPIEAAPPVQKVKPTRDPLGRVTEPARVWLSAEGVELDDADAVGIPVDDADWLAARDIDEEIRCTDSRGSSRVLSVRDVVPGGVLCELEKTCYFVPGLELHGEDDDVARVGSLPSGEQKLKVYSGDVITLTRDLTPVDPSGGDLRIGCTLPEVFTDVATGDRVFFDDGKIGGKVVETSTDTVRIEVTEISPTGAKLGAAKGINLPDTSLHLPALTEEDVENLPFVVQHADVVSLSFVRAADDVALLHQRLRELGGDALGIILKIETVSGFENLPEILFEAMKWRSIGVMIARGDLAVEAGYEQLAEVQEEIMWLCEAAHVPVIWATQVLDNLAKTGRPSRAEVTDAAMSGRAECVMLNKGPYVGNAVTLLTGILTRMAEHHTKKRALMRRIHAWGPDR; this is translated from the coding sequence ATGACCGATTCCGCGATCGACGTGCCCGTCTCCGCGACCAGCGATGTCGCCCGGCTGACGAAGGTGGCCCGAACCCTCAGCCAGCTGCGCGCCGACCTCGAGCACGCCGTCGAAGGCGCCGGCCCGTGGGACGACGTCCACCCGCAGCACCGGCAGAGCGCCAAGAACCTCACCCAGTACCTCAAGCTGCGGCAGCACGACGTCCGCGAGCTGCAGATCTCCCTCGCGGATCTCGGGCTGTCCTCTCTCGGGCGCCTGGAGTCCCAGGTCGAAGCGACCGTCGCCGCGGTCGACCGCGCGGTACGCCGCCAGCTCGCCGGACCCGACGCGAGCACCAGTGCCACGGCGCTCGACCAGGACGCCGCCGAGCTGGATCTCGGCCACAACGCCGACCAGTTGCTCGGCCGCCCCCGTGACGGACGGCGTACGCGGATCCTCGTGACTATGCCCAGCGAGGCCGCCCACGACGCGCGGCTAGTCAGCCGCATCGTCCGTTCGGGCATCGAGGCGATCCGGATCAACTGTGCCCACGACGGCCCCGCGGAGTGGAAGGCGATGATCGACAACGTGCGGGCCGCCGAGCGCGAGCAGCAGGCCGACGTGAAGGTCATCATGGACCTCGCCGGGCCGAAGCTACGCACCGGACCGATCGAGGCGGCCCCTCCGGTGCAGAAGGTCAAGCCGACCCGCGATCCCCTCGGCAGGGTCACCGAGCCGGCGCGCGTGTGGCTGTCGGCCGAGGGCGTCGAGCTCGACGATGCGGACGCCGTCGGCATCCCGGTCGACGACGCGGACTGGCTGGCTGCGCGCGACATCGACGAGGAGATCCGCTGCACGGACTCCCGCGGATCGAGCCGGGTACTGAGCGTTCGCGACGTCGTCCCCGGTGGCGTGCTGTGTGAGCTCGAGAAGACCTGCTACTTCGTCCCTGGCCTCGAGCTGCACGGGGAGGACGACGACGTGGCCCGCGTCGGCTCGCTCCCGTCCGGTGAGCAGAAGCTCAAGGTGTACTCGGGCGACGTCATCACCCTGACCCGGGACCTCACCCCGGTCGATCCGTCCGGCGGCGACCTGCGGATCGGCTGCACGCTGCCGGAGGTCTTCACCGACGTCGCGACCGGCGACCGCGTGTTCTTCGACGACGGCAAGATCGGCGGCAAGGTCGTCGAGACCTCCACGGACACCGTCCGGATCGAGGTCACCGAGATCTCCCCGACCGGAGCCAAGCTCGGCGCCGCCAAGGGCATCAACCTACCCGACACCTCCCTCCACCTGCCGGCGCTCACCGAGGAGGACGTCGAGAACCTGCCCTTCGTCGTCCAGCACGCCGACGTGGTCAGCCTGTCATTCGTGCGCGCGGCGGACGACGTGGCGCTGCTGCACCAGCGGCTGCGTGAGCTCGGCGGCGACGCGCTCGGCATCATCCTGAAGATCGAGACAGTCAGCGGCTTCGAGAACCTCCCCGAGATCCTGTTCGAGGCGATGAAGTGGCGCTCGATCGGCGTCATGATCGCCCGCGGCGACCTGGCCGTCGAGGCCGGCTACGAGCAGCTCGCCGAGGTCCAGGAGGAGATCATGTGGCTGTGCGAGGCCGCGCACGTGCCGGTCATCTGGGCCACGCAGGTGCTGGACAACCTCGCCAAGACCGGCCGTCCGTCGCGCGCCGAGGTGACCGATGCAGCGATGTCCGGCCGGGCCGAGTGCGTGATGCTCAACAAGGGGCCGTACGTCGGCAACGCCGTCACCCTGCTGACCGGGATCCTGACGCGAATGGCCGAGCACCACACCAAGAAGCGCGCCCTGATGCGCCGGATCCACGCCTGGGGCCCGGACCGGTGA
- a CDS encoding pyridoxamine 5'-phosphate oxidase family protein, whose translation MSEPNAPVGIMSEEECWERLRSTPIGRVAMSIGNEVEVFPVNYEVKEDAIFLRTAEGTKLFGIAIGRPVAMEIDDWDDVQGWSVIAKCTARMLDHEEEKREADGVSLQAWVPTRKNVIVKLTPTKVSGRVFTFGDEPEDPWQ comes from the coding sequence ATGAGCGAGCCAAATGCACCAGTGGGAATCATGTCCGAGGAGGAGTGCTGGGAACGACTGCGAAGCACTCCGATCGGCCGGGTGGCGATGTCCATCGGCAACGAGGTGGAGGTCTTCCCGGTCAACTACGAGGTCAAGGAGGACGCGATCTTCCTACGTACCGCCGAAGGCACCAAGCTGTTCGGCATCGCGATCGGCCGGCCGGTCGCGATGGAGATCGATGACTGGGACGACGTGCAGGGCTGGAGCGTGATCGCCAAGTGCACGGCGCGCATGCTCGACCACGAGGAGGAGAAGCGTGAGGCGGACGGCGTCTCGCTGCAGGCGTGGGTGCCCACCCGCAAGAACGTGATCGTCAAGCTGACCCCGACCAAGGTCTCCGGGCGAGTCTTCACCTTCGGCGACGAGCCCGAGGATCCTTGGCAGTAG
- a CDS encoding glycosyltransferase family 2 protein: MTLVSVVVPYYEQPEQLALLVAALERQSWPHEQLELVIADDGSAQPPVVRTRLRHHVVRQDDLGFRAAAARNLGVRSAAGEVICFLDSDTIPEPEYVARAAGPVLDDPTTLVVGRRLHRHLTGPRTGESLPEPGWLREGYARTRNLSDTDDTAYRYVISSVLTVGRRLLTLTGGFDESFTSYGGEDWELAWRAWNAGARFVHVPDAVAVHDGPDWAGRVALMETKNAESQRLARLIAHPQARPAGVRYARTEVVADLRGLGNGPDVVVATGELLAYGDITVLLDGVPEALAEDPRVVTELADGVAGSARIWVTLIEAVRLPPAQLTGLADRAMSGAVIEAVWTSGGQCSGSGPAGHPRVVARLQTMRSMALERNWGATPRVEQAAAELPAVEPQVRLEALWGGWG, encoded by the coding sequence GTGACCCTCGTGTCAGTCGTCGTGCCCTACTACGAGCAACCGGAGCAGCTCGCGTTGCTGGTTGCTGCGCTGGAGCGGCAGAGCTGGCCGCACGAGCAGCTTGAGCTCGTGATCGCGGACGACGGGTCCGCGCAGCCGCCTGTGGTCCGGACGCGGCTGCGGCACCACGTCGTTCGTCAGGACGATCTCGGCTTCCGGGCCGCCGCGGCACGCAACCTCGGTGTGCGGTCCGCCGCGGGTGAGGTGATCTGCTTCCTCGACAGCGACACGATCCCCGAGCCCGAGTACGTCGCGCGGGCCGCCGGTCCGGTGCTCGACGACCCGACGACCCTGGTGGTCGGACGCCGCCTGCACCGCCACCTGACCGGGCCGCGCACCGGCGAGAGCCTCCCGGAACCCGGCTGGCTGCGGGAGGGTTATGCGCGCACCCGCAATCTGAGCGACACGGACGACACCGCCTACCGATACGTGATCTCCTCCGTGCTCACGGTCGGCCGCCGGCTGCTGACGCTGACCGGCGGGTTCGACGAGAGCTTCACGTCGTACGGCGGGGAGGACTGGGAGCTGGCCTGGCGCGCATGGAACGCCGGGGCGCGGTTCGTGCACGTGCCGGACGCGGTCGCCGTTCACGACGGGCCCGACTGGGCCGGGCGCGTCGCGCTGATGGAGACCAAGAACGCCGAGAGCCAGCGCCTCGCCCGGCTGATCGCCCACCCCCAGGCCCGGCCTGCCGGCGTGCGCTACGCGCGCACCGAGGTCGTCGCCGACCTACGTGGCTTGGGCAACGGGCCGGACGTCGTCGTGGCGACCGGGGAGCTGCTCGCGTACGGGGACATCACCGTGCTGCTCGACGGCGTGCCGGAGGCGCTGGCCGAGGACCCGCGGGTCGTCACCGAGCTGGCGGACGGCGTCGCGGGCAGCGCCCGGATCTGGGTCACGTTGATTGAAGCGGTGCGGTTGCCGCCTGCCCAGCTGACCGGCCTGGCCGACCGGGCGATGTCCGGCGCCGTGATCGAGGCCGTGTGGACGAGCGGTGGGCAGTGCTCGGGCAGCGGGCCGGCGGGGCATCCGCGGGTGGTCGCGCGGCTGCAGACGATGCGCTCGATGGCACTGGAGCGCAACTGGGGAGCCACACCGCGCGTCGAGCAGGCGGCCGCAGAGCTGCCGGCCGTCGAGCCGCAGGTGCGGCTGGAGGCACTATGGGGCGGGTGGGGCTAG
- a CDS encoding glycosyltransferase, protein MSELPIHVVPGTERHGVNEQALSIAHATGAEVVRTGDAVSAEHALHRMPGRPAHLHVTDHLWGRDPAAAAQRLVALAAGRRLTLTLHDLPQASDGEHRQARAAAYVAISDAAAGVVVCSRHEQRLLAATGSLAEPVVIPLAIDPSPRDRRPDGDRQVTISGFVYPGKGHAEAIDALVGLPPDVGLVALGQPSAGCEQLVDALRVTAAAMGRSFILTGYIEPNQWIPRLRSAGVPLAAHTHISASASIGSWIAAGRRPLVASSPYAHEIAEQAPSTVRIYEPSRLSEALLSALQDPASTWHDGTHGLPTTADAAARYVEWWASS, encoded by the coding sequence GTGAGCGAGCTGCCCATCCACGTCGTCCCTGGCACCGAACGGCACGGCGTCAACGAGCAGGCGCTCTCGATCGCCCACGCCACCGGGGCCGAGGTGGTGCGCACCGGTGACGCCGTCAGCGCCGAGCACGCACTGCACCGCATGCCGGGGCGCCCCGCGCACCTGCACGTGACCGATCACCTGTGGGGCAGGGACCCCGCAGCCGCGGCTCAGCGGCTCGTCGCGCTCGCGGCCGGGCGCCGCCTCACGCTCACCCTGCACGATCTGCCGCAGGCCTCGGACGGCGAGCATCGTCAGGCGCGCGCGGCGGCCTACGTGGCGATCAGCGACGCGGCGGCCGGCGTCGTGGTCTGCAGCCGCCACGAGCAACGGCTGCTCGCCGCCACGGGCAGTCTCGCCGAGCCGGTCGTCATTCCGCTGGCGATCGACCCGTCGCCTCGCGACCGGCGTCCCGACGGGGACCGGCAGGTGACGATTAGCGGGTTCGTCTATCCGGGCAAGGGGCACGCCGAGGCGATCGACGCGCTCGTGGGGCTCCCGCCCGATGTCGGCCTGGTCGCGTTGGGACAACCCTCCGCCGGATGCGAGCAGCTGGTGGACGCCCTCCGCGTGACGGCCGCGGCGATGGGCAGGTCCTTCATCCTGACCGGTTATATCGAACCCAATCAATGGATTCCGAGGCTGAGATCTGCGGGTGTGCCGCTTGCGGCACACACCCACATCTCTGCCTCCGCATCGATCGGCTCCTGGATCGCCGCCGGACGCCGTCCGCTGGTCGCGTCGTCGCCCTACGCGCACGAGATCGCCGAGCAGGCGCCGTCCACCGTCCGCATCTATGAGCCCAGCCGGCTCAGCGAGGCATTGCTGAGCGCGTTGCAGGACCCGGCCTCCACCTGGCACGACGGCACGCACGGGCTGCCGACCACGGCCGATGCGGCCGCCCGCTATGTCGAGTGGTGGGCCAGCTCGTGA